One Arthrobacter sp. FW306-07-I genomic window carries:
- the uvrC gene encoding excinuclease ABC subunit UvrC, translating into MANPASYRPKTGEIPTNPGVYRFRDPHGRVIYVGKAKSLRSRLNSYFANPAGLLPKTYAMVHAASSVEWTVVGSELESLQLEYTWIKEFKPRFNVVFRDDKTYPYLAVTMGEKYPRVQVMRGDKRKGTRYFGPYTAGAIRETMDTLLRVFPVRSCSAGVFKRAEASGRPCLLGYIDKCSAPCVGRISPQDHRALADDFCAFMGGEATRFINKLEKQMGDAVAKLDYEHAARLRDDITALRKVFERNAVVLSEDTDADVFALHEDELEAAVQVFHVRGGRIRGQRGWVVEKVEDFSTPDLVEHLLQQVYGEDGDTHGRLPREVLVPVAPSNMEDLAKWLAGIRGAKVDIRVPQRGDKAALMSTVRENAEHALRLHKTRRAGDITVRSQALQELQEALDLPVPLLRIECFDVSHVQGTNVVASMVVVEDGLPKKSDYRKFSITGPAASDDTAAMHDVLTRRFRHYLQDKSAQVDESVLTADGLAADGLAVPGQDEAGQAAATEAAALDTTTPAPKAKFAYPPNLVVVDGGQPQVNAAARALKDLGIDDVYVVGLAKRLEEVWLPDSDFPVILPRTSQGLYLLQRIRDEAHRFAITFHRQKRGKAMTVSALDAVPGLGASKRKALLAHFGSVKGVKAATAEELAEAKGIGPALASAIVNHFAADGPEAVTVPAINMTTGEIIES; encoded by the coding sequence GTGGCAAATCCAGCAAGTTACCGCCCCAAAACCGGTGAAATCCCCACCAACCCGGGCGTCTACCGGTTCCGCGATCCGCACGGCCGGGTCATTTATGTAGGCAAAGCCAAGAGCCTCCGGTCCCGGCTGAACTCCTATTTCGCCAACCCGGCCGGGCTGCTGCCCAAGACCTATGCGATGGTCCATGCGGCCAGCAGCGTCGAGTGGACGGTGGTGGGCAGCGAGCTGGAGTCGCTGCAGCTGGAATACACCTGGATCAAGGAATTCAAGCCCCGGTTCAATGTGGTGTTCAGGGATGACAAGACCTATCCCTACCTTGCCGTGACGATGGGCGAAAAGTACCCGCGGGTCCAGGTGATGCGCGGTGACAAGCGGAAGGGGACCCGCTACTTCGGCCCCTACACAGCCGGGGCCATCCGGGAAACCATGGACACCCTGCTCCGCGTCTTCCCTGTCCGGAGCTGCAGCGCCGGCGTCTTCAAGCGGGCCGAGGCCAGCGGGCGGCCGTGCCTGCTGGGATACATCGACAAGTGCTCAGCACCCTGCGTGGGCCGGATCTCGCCACAGGACCACCGGGCACTGGCCGACGATTTCTGCGCCTTCATGGGTGGCGAGGCCACAAGGTTCATCAACAAGCTTGAGAAGCAAATGGGCGACGCCGTGGCGAAGCTCGACTATGAGCACGCCGCCAGGCTCCGGGACGACATCACCGCGCTGCGCAAGGTCTTCGAGCGGAACGCGGTGGTCCTGTCCGAGGACACCGACGCCGACGTCTTCGCCCTGCACGAGGACGAACTCGAAGCTGCCGTCCAGGTGTTCCACGTCCGCGGCGGCAGGATCCGGGGCCAGCGCGGCTGGGTGGTGGAGAAGGTGGAAGACTTCAGCACGCCTGACTTGGTTGAGCACCTGCTCCAGCAGGTTTACGGCGAGGACGGCGATACCCACGGCCGGCTGCCCCGTGAAGTCCTGGTGCCCGTGGCGCCCAGCAACATGGAGGACCTGGCGAAGTGGCTGGCCGGCATCCGCGGCGCCAAGGTGGACATCCGGGTGCCCCAGCGGGGGGACAAGGCAGCGCTGATGTCCACCGTGCGCGAGAACGCCGAGCACGCGCTGAGGCTTCACAAGACCCGCCGTGCGGGGGACATCACCGTGCGGTCCCAGGCCCTCCAGGAGCTGCAGGAAGCCCTGGACCTGCCCGTGCCGCTGCTGCGGATCGAGTGCTTCGACGTCTCCCACGTGCAGGGCACCAACGTGGTGGCCTCCATGGTGGTGGTGGAGGACGGATTGCCCAAGAAGTCCGACTACCGGAAGTTCTCCATCACGGGTCCCGCAGCGTCCGATGACACCGCGGCCATGCATGACGTCCTCACCCGCCGGTTCCGGCACTACCTGCAGGACAAGTCCGCGCAAGTGGATGAGTCCGTCCTTACAGCGGACGGGTTGGCAGCGGACGGCCTGGCAGTGCCTGGCCAGGATGAGGCCGGCCAGGCGGCCGCAACCGAAGCTGCCGCCCTGGACACCACCACCCCGGCGCCCAAGGCGAAATTCGCGTACCCGCCCAACCTGGTGGTGGTGGACGGCGGCCAGCCACAGGTCAACGCCGCGGCCCGCGCCCTGAAGGACCTGGGCATCGATGATGTGTACGTGGTGGGGCTGGCCAAGCGCCTTGAGGAAGTGTGGCTCCCGGACAGCGACTTCCCGGTCATCCTGCCCCGCACCTCCCAGGGGCTGTACCTGCTGCAGCGGATCCGAGACGAGGCGCACCGCTTCGCCATCACGTTCCACCGCCAGAAGCGCGGCAAGGCCATGACCGTTTCGGCGCTGGACGCCGTTCCGGGCCTGGGTGCCTCCAAGCGCAAGGCCTTGCTGGCGCACTTCGGCTCGGTGAAGGGCGTCAAGGCTGCCACCGCGGAAGAGCTCGCGGAGGCAAAAGGCATAGGCCCGGCACTGGCCAGTGCCATCGTGAACCACTTCGCTGCGGATGGGCCCGAAGCAGTCACAGTGCCGGCGATCAACATGACCACCGGCGAAATCATTGAATCTTAG
- a CDS encoding ABC transporter ATP-binding protein has translation MKRQLAGQYAHVGAIVLLQLVQAAANLLLPTVNAAIIDDGIVAGNPEVISRLGVLMAVIAVVQAASAIAAGYLGAVVAMRIGHRLRAEVFTRIQSLSTQDVALFGTQSLTTRATNDVQQVQAFAVLVFTMLFAGPAMGIGGIVLAVQQDVALSVVVIGIVPLLLLIMYLIVRRLIPLYREGQDLLDRSGGILREQIIGVDVIRAFVRQGHEVRRFAETNAGLTANNLQSALLVAGMLPMIMLVVNISSVAVVWFGGHRIQAGLMNLGALTAFIAYIMQILLAIMMSMYVLMTAPRAAVCAERIQAVLDTEPSVSSEAQPHARLDHPRFDPAQPAVLTFQDVGFSYPGAEAPVLAGISFTAAPGTTTAIVGSTGSGKTTLLNLVPRFLDPTEGRIMLAGHDIRNLPLDQLRAAMAIVPQHSHLFTGTIADNLRMGAPDATDEELWATLEAAQTMRFMRDLPLGLATPVGQGGASLSGGQRQRLCIARALLRKAPLYLFDDSFSALDYDTDTRLRQALDQQLAAATTILVAERISAVEDADLILVLDDGGLVAQGTHQELLETSATYREIAESQLALDGML, from the coding sequence ATGAAGCGGCAGCTTGCAGGCCAATACGCGCACGTCGGAGCGATCGTCCTCCTCCAGTTGGTCCAGGCGGCGGCGAACCTGCTGCTGCCCACGGTCAACGCGGCCATCATCGATGACGGCATCGTCGCCGGGAACCCGGAGGTGATCTCGCGGCTCGGGGTGCTCATGGCCGTGATCGCGGTGGTGCAGGCCGCCTCCGCCATCGCCGCGGGTTACCTGGGAGCGGTGGTGGCCATGAGGATCGGGCACCGCCTGCGGGCGGAGGTTTTCACCAGGATCCAGTCGCTGTCCACGCAGGATGTGGCCCTGTTTGGAACCCAAAGCCTGACCACCCGTGCAACCAACGATGTCCAGCAGGTCCAGGCCTTTGCCGTGCTGGTCTTCACCATGCTCTTTGCCGGCCCGGCCATGGGCATCGGTGGGATCGTGCTTGCCGTGCAGCAGGACGTGGCGCTGTCAGTGGTGGTGATCGGCATCGTGCCCCTGCTCCTGCTGATCATGTACCTGATCGTCCGCCGGTTGATTCCGCTCTACCGGGAAGGCCAGGACCTGCTGGACCGGTCCGGTGGCATCCTCCGCGAGCAGATCATTGGTGTGGATGTCATCCGTGCCTTTGTCCGGCAGGGCCACGAAGTGCGTCGGTTCGCGGAGACCAATGCGGGCCTGACGGCCAACAACCTGCAGTCGGCGCTCCTGGTGGCCGGGATGCTGCCGATGATCATGCTGGTGGTCAACATCAGTTCCGTCGCGGTCGTCTGGTTCGGCGGCCACCGCATCCAGGCAGGACTGATGAATCTCGGCGCGCTTACTGCGTTCATCGCCTACATCATGCAGATCCTGCTCGCCATCATGATGTCCATGTACGTCCTCATGACGGCGCCCCGCGCCGCCGTCTGCGCTGAACGGATCCAGGCGGTCCTCGACACCGAGCCGTCCGTCAGCAGCGAAGCGCAGCCGCACGCGCGGCTGGACCACCCCCGTTTCGACCCGGCCCAGCCGGCGGTGCTGACGTTCCAGGACGTGGGCTTTTCCTATCCGGGTGCAGAAGCCCCCGTGCTGGCCGGCATCAGTTTTACCGCTGCTCCCGGTACCACCACCGCGATCGTCGGCTCCACCGGCAGCGGCAAGACCACCCTGCTGAACCTGGTTCCGCGTTTCCTTGACCCCACGGAAGGCCGGATTATGCTGGCCGGCCACGACATCCGGAACCTGCCCCTGGACCAGCTCCGGGCCGCCATGGCCATCGTGCCCCAGCATTCCCACCTGTTCACCGGCACCATCGCCGACAACCTGAGGATGGGCGCCCCCGACGCCACAGACGAGGAACTTTGGGCCACTTTGGAGGCAGCACAGACCATGCGCTTCATGCGTGACCTCCCGCTGGGGCTCGCCACCCCTGTCGGCCAGGGCGGCGCCAGCCTGTCGGGCGGGCAGCGGCAAAGGCTGTGCATTGCCCGGGCCCTGTTGCGCAAAGCGCCCCTTTACCTCTTCGATGACAGCTTTTCGGCCCTGGACTACGACACGGACACCCGGCTGCGGCAGGCCCTGGACCAGCAGCTCGCCGCGGCAACGACCATCCTGGTTGCCGAGCGCATTTCCGCCGTGGAGGACGCGGACCTCATTTTGGTGCTCGACGACGGCGGGCTCGTTGCGCAGGGGACGCACCAGGAGCTGCTGGAAACCTCAGCCACCTACCGGGAAATTGCCGAGTCGCAGCTCGCGTTGGACGGCATGCTGTGA
- a CDS encoding GntR family transcriptional regulator, with translation MKAAPDFPGSWRPNQASSVALFEQLRLQVIHLADSGALAPGTRLPAVRALAEQLDVAPHTVARAYKELEAAGVVATRGRNGTVVCARDERLGDLSDAAAAYAAVAKSQGASFAEAVKLLAAAYDVP, from the coding sequence GTGAAGGCCGCTCCCGACTTCCCGGGGTCCTGGCGGCCCAACCAGGCCAGCAGCGTGGCGCTCTTCGAGCAGCTTCGGCTGCAGGTCATCCATCTGGCGGACAGTGGTGCACTGGCGCCCGGCACCAGGCTCCCCGCGGTACGGGCCCTCGCGGAACAACTCGACGTCGCCCCGCACACCGTGGCCAGGGCCTACAAGGAGCTGGAGGCGGCCGGCGTCGTTGCCACCCGGGGACGCAACGGGACCGTGGTTTGTGCGCGCGATGAGCGGCTGGGAGACCTCTCCGACGCCGCGGCCGCATATGCCGCCGTCGCAAAATCCCAGGGCGCCAGCTTCGCCGAAGCGGTGAAGCTGCTGGCCGCCGCTTACGATGTTCCCTGA
- a CDS encoding lysophospholipid acyltransferase family protein — MEMFDAVRWTTRNLIAGTCRPTVVGLENVPSDGPFIVAPNHLSFFDSVIVQALMPRPVAFFAKAEYFTTGGVKGKVMKAFFESVGSIPVERGEQAASVQALKTLLDILEAGRGIGIYPEGTRSRDGILYRGRTGVGWLALTTGAPVIPVGLIGTEKLQRAGEKGVRPQHFTMKVGEPLYFDKTGPDHSLPARREVTDRIMDAIAELSGQERSASYNQSKSAE; from the coding sequence ATGGAAATGTTTGATGCCGTCCGCTGGACAACCCGCAACCTGATCGCCGGCACCTGCCGGCCCACCGTCGTCGGACTCGAAAACGTCCCTTCCGACGGTCCCTTCATCGTGGCCCCCAACCATCTGTCCTTTTTCGACAGCGTGATCGTCCAGGCGCTGATGCCGCGGCCCGTCGCTTTCTTCGCCAAGGCCGAATACTTCACCACCGGCGGCGTCAAGGGCAAGGTCATGAAGGCGTTCTTCGAATCCGTGGGCTCCATCCCGGTGGAGCGCGGCGAACAGGCCGCCAGCGTGCAGGCCCTCAAGACCCTGCTGGACATCCTGGAGGCTGGCCGGGGCATTGGCATCTACCCGGAAGGCACGCGCTCCCGCGACGGCATCCTTTACCGGGGGCGTACCGGTGTCGGCTGGCTGGCACTCACCACCGGGGCCCCCGTCATTCCCGTGGGCCTGATCGGGACCGAGAAGCTGCAGCGGGCCGGAGAAAAAGGGGTCAGGCCGCAGCACTTCACCATGAAGGTGGGGGAGCCGCTGTACTTCGACAAGACGGGTCCGGACCACTCCCTGCCCGCCCGCCGTGAGGTCACGGACCGGATTATGGACGCCATCGCCGAGCTCAGCGGCCAGGAACGCTCTGCCAGCTACAACCAGAGCAAGTCCGCGGAGTAA
- a CDS encoding HAD hydrolase-like protein: MTSTTVPVIFDLDGTLVDPAGGITEGIASALRELGLPVPGQDLLDSMIGPKLSDSLLNVAKVPADRLEEVVRRYREYYVATGIAQSRLYPGIREILESFAEDGRPVAVATQKPQRLAHKVLAHHGIDGFFHGIHGSADDEARVEGVPLGKTQIIAAALRDLDTQHAIMVGDRAQDVSGAIANGLDCIGVVWGFAPDGELEEAGSVAVVNTGEELVSVIERLQAVHTAAMSGVSNDGNV, encoded by the coding sequence GTGACTTCAACAACAGTGCCCGTGATCTTTGACCTGGACGGCACTCTTGTCGACCCGGCCGGTGGAATTACTGAGGGGATTGCGTCGGCCCTCCGGGAGCTGGGGCTCCCCGTTCCCGGCCAGGACCTGCTTGACTCCATGATCGGCCCCAAGCTGAGCGATTCACTGCTCAACGTGGCAAAGGTGCCGGCGGACCGCCTGGAAGAGGTGGTCCGCCGCTACCGCGAATACTACGTCGCCACGGGAATTGCCCAGAGCCGGCTGTACCCGGGCATCCGCGAAATCCTCGAATCGTTCGCAGAGGATGGACGCCCCGTGGCCGTTGCCACCCAAAAGCCGCAGCGGCTTGCCCACAAGGTCCTGGCGCACCACGGCATCGACGGATTCTTCCACGGCATCCACGGCTCCGCCGACGACGAAGCAAGGGTGGAAGGCGTTCCGCTTGGCAAGACGCAGATCATCGCCGCCGCCCTGCGGGACCTGGACACGCAGCACGCCATCATGGTGGGGGACCGCGCCCAGGACGTTTCCGGTGCAATCGCCAACGGACTGGACTGCATCGGGGTGGTCTGGGGCTTCGCTCCGGACGGTGAGCTGGAGGAAGCCGGCTCCGTGGCAGTCGTTAATACAGGCGAGGAACTCGTTTCGGTCATCGAGCGGCTCCAGGCAGTCCACACCGCGGCCATGAGCGGGGTGAGCAACGATGGAAATGTTTGA
- a CDS encoding ABC transporter ATP-binding protein: MTGGEEAGEAGQGFWPTAGRLLGLLRPFRLRMLGAVAATCAFAGLNVAAPKYLGDATDMVVEGIFEGSLDQGLGILLAAVAMMYVFASLFNWVQGALTAHAVQGLMYGLRASVEDKLHRLPSTYFRERSRGDVLSRATNDIDNIAQALNQVLTQLIVSVLMLFGSLAMMLWISPLLAAIAVATVPISTWITFLVARRSQEHFATQWKETGELNAHVEEFISGHEVIKAFGRQGHAVQVFSRSNGRLARAAAKAQYSAGVVQPLMVLMSNLNYVAVAVVGALQVIAGAMTIGGVQAFVQFSRLFTQPVGQIGGLLNVMQSCAASAGRVFVLLDAHEDLPEPDLHEQDPPARDGLVPGAPAAGPIVFQDVTFGYPGSVPAVRNLTFTAEPGQSVAIVGHTGAGKSTVVNLLMRFLEPTSGRITMGGTDIADIPRDHLRARFAVVLQDSWLFGGTIRDNIAYGRPDAPEAAIVAAAEATHADHFIRSLPHGYDTVLENGGEPLSQGQRQLLTIARAQLAGRSVLVLDEATSSVDSRTELLIRQGMQRLRRGRTSFVIAHRLSTIRNADLILVMDHGRIVEQGTHGSLLAANSYYARLYNAQFAERDGKAGVLEGGL; the protein is encoded by the coding sequence GTGACGGGCGGGGAGGAAGCCGGGGAAGCGGGGCAGGGGTTCTGGCCGACTGCCGGCAGGCTCCTTGGCCTCCTGCGCCCCTTCCGGCTGCGGATGCTGGGAGCCGTCGCGGCTACCTGCGCGTTCGCGGGCCTCAACGTTGCCGCCCCAAAGTACCTGGGTGATGCCACCGACATGGTGGTGGAGGGCATCTTCGAAGGCTCCCTGGACCAGGGCCTGGGAATCCTGCTGGCGGCCGTGGCCATGATGTACGTTTTCGCCTCCCTGTTCAACTGGGTGCAGGGCGCACTGACAGCCCACGCCGTGCAAGGGCTCATGTACGGCCTGCGTGCCTCGGTCGAGGACAAACTCCACCGCCTTCCCTCCACCTACTTCCGCGAACGCTCCCGGGGTGACGTCCTGAGCAGGGCCACCAACGACATCGACAACATTGCGCAGGCCCTCAACCAGGTCCTGACCCAGCTGATCGTGTCGGTGCTGATGCTGTTCGGTTCGCTGGCCATGATGCTGTGGATCTCGCCGCTGCTTGCAGCCATTGCCGTTGCCACCGTTCCCATTTCCACCTGGATTACGTTCCTGGTGGCCAGGCGGTCGCAGGAGCACTTCGCCACGCAATGGAAGGAGACCGGCGAACTTAACGCCCACGTGGAGGAATTCATCAGCGGGCACGAGGTCATCAAGGCTTTCGGCCGGCAGGGACACGCGGTGCAGGTCTTCAGCCGGAGCAACGGCCGCCTGGCACGGGCGGCTGCCAAAGCGCAGTACTCGGCGGGCGTGGTCCAGCCGTTGATGGTGCTGATGTCCAACCTCAACTACGTAGCAGTTGCGGTGGTGGGAGCCCTGCAGGTCATCGCGGGAGCCATGACCATCGGGGGCGTCCAGGCCTTCGTCCAGTTCAGCCGCTTGTTCACCCAGCCGGTGGGCCAGATCGGGGGGCTCCTCAACGTCATGCAGTCCTGTGCGGCATCCGCGGGCAGGGTATTCGTGCTCCTGGACGCACATGAGGATCTGCCGGAGCCTGACCTGCACGAGCAGGACCCTCCTGCTCGGGACGGGCTCGTGCCCGGCGCCCCGGCCGCGGGCCCCATCGTTTTCCAGGACGTCACGTTCGGGTACCCCGGATCCGTCCCCGCGGTCCGTAACCTCACCTTCACCGCGGAGCCGGGGCAGTCGGTGGCAATCGTGGGGCATACAGGTGCGGGCAAGAGCACTGTGGTGAACCTGCTGATGCGGTTCCTGGAGCCCACATCCGGCCGGATCACCATGGGCGGAACGGACATCGCGGACATCCCCCGTGACCACCTTCGTGCCCGGTTTGCCGTGGTGCTGCAGGATTCCTGGCTTTTCGGGGGCACCATCCGCGACAACATCGCCTACGGCCGGCCCGACGCTCCGGAAGCCGCCATTGTCGCCGCCGCAGAGGCCACCCATGCCGACCACTTCATCAGGTCCCTGCCGCACGGCTACGACACTGTTTTGGAAAACGGCGGGGAGCCGCTCAGCCAGGGCCAGCGGCAGCTTCTCACGATCGCCAGGGCCCAGCTCGCCGGGCGCTCCGTACTTGTCCTGGATGAAGCAACCAGTTCGGTGGACTCCAGGACTGAGCTGCTTATCCGACAGGGGATGCAGCGGCTGCGCCGCGGGCGGACAAGTTTCGTGATCGCCCACCGTTTGTCCACCATCCGTAACGCTGATCTAATTCTCGTCATGGACCACGGACGCATCGTCGAGCAAGGCACGCATGGAAGCCTCCTTGCAGCGAACAGCTATTACGCCAGGCTGTACAACGCCCAGTTTGCAGAACGGGACGGCAAGGCCGGCGTCCTGGAGGGCGGCCTGTGA
- the uvrA gene encoding excinuclease ABC subunit UvrA → MPKALAEETPAPSASLAVPSAAALERPDLSRLVVKGAREHNLRNVDLDLPRDAMIVFTGLSGSGKSSLAFDTIFAEGQRRYVESLSAYARQFLGQVDKPDVDFIEGLSPAVSIDQKSTSKNPRSTVGTITEIYDYMRLLWARVGRPHCPVCGEPVSKQTPQQIVDQLLELDEGTRFQVLAPVVRGRKGEFVDLFKDLSAKGYSRARVDGDLVQLSDPPKLGKQFKHTIEVVVDRLVVKEGISQRLTDSIETALGLAEGRVLAEFVDVDADAPERIRAFSENLACPNEHPLAIDEIEPRSFSFNNPFGACAACSGIGTRLEVDEELIVPNPELSLSEGAIAPWSMGTATTEYWNRLLEGLAKEVGFSMTTPWEKLGKDVRQTVLHGKDHKVVVQYRNRFGRERKYSTGFEGAIQYVHRKHGETDSDWARDRYEEYMRQVPCPACNGARLNPASLSVLINGKSIAEVAALPMRECAEFLNNLVLTGREAQIAHQVLKEIQARLTFLLDVGLEYLNLERPSATLSGGEAQRIRLATQIGSGLVGVLYVLDEPSIGLHQRDNRRLIETLTRLRDMGNTLIVVEHDEDTIHVADWIVDIGPGAGEHGGQVVHSGTYKELLANTESLTGDYLSGRKAIEVPKKRRKYDKKREIKVVGARENNLVNVDAAFPLGLFTAVTGVSGSGKSTLVNEILYKVLANKLNGAKQVAGRHKTVQGLEHLDKVVHVDQSPIGRTPRSNPATYTGVFDNIRKLFAETTEAKVRGYLPGRFSFNVKGGRCEACSGDGTLKIEMNFLPDVYVPCEVCHGARYNRETLEVHYKGKTIADVLNMPIEEAAEFFAAFSPIARHLNTLVDVGLGYVRLGQPATTLSGGEAQRVKLAAELQKRSNGRSIYVLDEPTTGLHFEDIRKLLMVLQGLVDKGNTVITIEHNLDVIKSADWLVDLGPDGGSGGGQIVAAGTPEQVAKSRTSHTGKFLAEILG, encoded by the coding sequence GTGCCTAAAGCCTTAGCTGAAGAAACCCCTGCCCCCTCCGCTTCCCTCGCCGTCCCCTCCGCTGCGGCCCTGGAGCGCCCGGACCTCTCCCGCCTCGTGGTGAAGGGTGCGCGGGAGCACAACCTGCGCAACGTGGACCTCGACCTGCCGCGGGACGCCATGATCGTCTTCACCGGACTCTCCGGATCCGGCAAGTCTTCCCTGGCGTTTGACACCATCTTCGCCGAGGGCCAGCGGCGCTACGTCGAATCACTCTCCGCCTACGCGCGCCAGTTCCTGGGCCAAGTGGACAAGCCCGATGTTGATTTCATCGAAGGCCTCTCCCCGGCGGTTTCCATTGACCAGAAATCCACCAGCAAGAACCCGCGCTCCACGGTGGGCACCATCACCGAGATCTACGACTATATGCGCCTCCTTTGGGCACGCGTCGGCCGCCCGCACTGCCCTGTTTGCGGTGAACCGGTGTCCAAGCAAACCCCGCAGCAGATTGTCGACCAGCTCCTGGAACTCGACGAAGGCACCCGGTTCCAGGTCCTGGCCCCCGTGGTCCGCGGACGCAAGGGCGAGTTCGTCGACCTCTTCAAGGACCTCAGCGCCAAGGGCTACTCGCGGGCACGGGTGGACGGCGACCTGGTCCAGCTGAGCGATCCGCCCAAGCTTGGCAAGCAGTTCAAGCACACCATTGAGGTGGTGGTGGACCGCCTGGTGGTCAAGGAAGGGATCAGCCAGCGGCTGACCGACTCCATCGAGACCGCCCTGGGACTGGCCGAGGGACGTGTCCTGGCGGAGTTCGTCGACGTTGATGCGGACGCCCCCGAACGGATCCGGGCGTTCTCGGAAAACCTGGCGTGCCCCAACGAGCACCCCCTCGCCATCGACGAGATCGAGCCCCGCTCCTTCTCCTTCAACAACCCCTTCGGCGCCTGCGCGGCCTGCAGCGGCATCGGTACCCGGCTTGAGGTGGATGAGGAACTCATCGTTCCCAACCCGGAACTGTCCCTGTCCGAGGGCGCCATCGCGCCGTGGTCCATGGGAACGGCCACCACCGAGTACTGGAACCGGCTGCTGGAGGGCCTGGCCAAGGAAGTGGGCTTCTCCATGACCACGCCGTGGGAGAAGCTGGGCAAGGACGTGCGCCAGACCGTCCTGCACGGCAAGGACCACAAAGTGGTGGTGCAGTACCGCAACCGCTTTGGCCGTGAACGCAAGTACAGCACCGGGTTCGAAGGTGCCATCCAGTACGTCCACCGCAAGCACGGCGAGACCGATTCCGACTGGGCGCGCGACCGCTACGAGGAGTACATGCGGCAGGTTCCGTGCCCCGCATGCAACGGAGCCCGACTCAACCCCGCCTCCCTGTCCGTCCTCATCAACGGCAAGTCCATCGCCGAGGTAGCCGCCCTCCCCATGCGGGAATGTGCCGAATTCCTGAACAACCTGGTGCTGACCGGGCGCGAAGCCCAGATCGCCCACCAGGTCCTCAAGGAGATCCAGGCCCGGCTGACCTTCCTCCTGGATGTCGGGCTGGAGTACCTCAACCTGGAACGGCCCTCGGCCACCCTGTCCGGCGGCGAAGCCCAGCGCATCCGGCTGGCCACCCAGATCGGGTCCGGCCTGGTGGGTGTCCTCTACGTCCTCGATGAACCCTCCATCGGCCTCCACCAGCGCGACAACCGCCGGCTGATCGAAACCCTCACCCGGCTCCGCGACATGGGTAACACCCTGATTGTCGTGGAGCACGACGAAGATACCATCCACGTGGCCGACTGGATCGTGGACATTGGGCCCGGTGCCGGCGAGCACGGCGGCCAGGTGGTCCACTCCGGCACCTACAAGGAACTGCTGGCCAATACGGAATCCCTGACCGGTGACTATTTGTCCGGCCGCAAGGCCATCGAAGTGCCCAAGAAGCGCCGCAAGTACGACAAGAAGCGCGAGATCAAGGTAGTGGGCGCGCGGGAGAACAACCTCGTGAACGTCGATGCTGCCTTCCCCCTGGGCCTCTTCACCGCGGTGACCGGAGTGAGTGGCTCGGGGAAGTCCACGCTGGTGAACGAAATCCTCTACAAAGTCCTGGCGAACAAGCTCAACGGCGCCAAGCAGGTGGCCGGGCGGCACAAGACGGTCCAGGGCCTGGAGCACCTGGACAAGGTAGTGCACGTCGACCAGAGCCCCATCGGGCGTACCCCCCGGTCCAATCCGGCCACGTACACCGGCGTCTTCGACAACATCCGCAAGCTCTTCGCGGAAACCACCGAAGCCAAGGTGCGCGGCTACCTGCCCGGCCGTTTCTCCTTCAACGTCAAGGGCGGCCGCTGCGAGGCGTGCTCGGGTGACGGCACGCTGAAGATCGAGATGAACTTCCTGCCTGACGTTTACGTCCCCTGCGAGGTGTGCCACGGGGCCCGCTACAACCGGGAAACCCTGGAGGTGCACTACAAGGGCAAAACCATCGCGGATGTCCTCAACATGCCCATCGAAGAGGCCGCCGAATTCTTTGCGGCGTTCTCACCCATCGCACGTCACCTGAACACCCTGGTGGACGTAGGACTGGGCTACGTGCGGCTGGGCCAGCCGGCCACCACGCTGTCCGGCGGCGAAGCGCAACGGGTCAAGCTCGCTGCGGAACTGCAGAAGCGCTCCAACGGGCGCAGCATCTATGTCCTGGACGAGCCCACCACGGGCCTGCACTTCGAAGACATCCGCAAGCTGCTCATGGTCCTGCAGGGACTGGTGGACAAGGGCAACACGGTGATCACCATCGAGCACAACCTGGACGTCATCAAGAGTGCAGACTGGCTGGTGGACCTGGGGCCTGACGGCGGTTCCGGCGGGGGCCAGATTGTGGCTGCGGGAACGCCGGAGCAGGTGGCGAAGTCCAGGACCAGCCATACCGGGAAATTCCTCGCCGAAATACTCGGCTGA